From a region of the Chitinophaga caseinilytica genome:
- the rpsA gene encoding 30S ribosomal protein S1, with the protein MEENNIINEQNAEQQAPVATAAAETATKNAPVVETAHDDFDWSVDKRNVTSYSAEEKAKYDATYDSTFKVFDENSLLMGTIVGLTKTDVVINIGFKSDGLISFNEFRDLPGLKIGDEVEVLVVEKEDRDGNLHLSRKQARMQRAWERIVEVYKTGEVVTGTVTSKTKGGLIVDVYGMETFLPGSQIDVKPVTDYDQFVGKTMEFKVVKVNEAIRNAVVSHKALIESDIEQQRVDIISKLEKGQVLEGTIKNITDFGAFIDLGGLDGLLYITDISWGRISHPSEVLQMDQKINVVVLDFDDEKKRISLGYKQLTPHPWDTLPATISEGAKVKGKVVNIEDYGAFLEILPGVEGLVHVSEISWASTPINAKEFFKLGEEYEAVVVTLSKDERKMSLSIKQLTEDPWSTIETKFPLDSRHKGIVKNITPYGVFVELETGIGGMIHISDLSWIKRFNHPSEYTKVGSEIEVVILGIDKDNRKLSLGHKQIEEDPWNTFETIFPIGSIHEGTVVKKDDKGATVQLQYGLEAYAPARHLRTEDEKPIAVEDVKEFQIIEFDRNEKRILVSHTKVWEQAKADEKDAVIKEKRADAEKTRKTVKNIQSKVEKATLGDLGALAELREKLKQSEGGEEKKAE; encoded by the coding sequence TTGGAAGAAAACAACATTATTAACGAACAAAACGCTGAACAACAGGCTCCTGTGGCTACGGCTGCGGCAGAAACAGCGACAAAAAATGCTCCTGTTGTAGAGACCGCTCACGATGATTTCGACTGGAGCGTAGACAAACGTAACGTAACTTCCTATTCCGCTGAAGAAAAAGCGAAATACGACGCTACTTACGACAGTACCTTCAAAGTGTTCGACGAGAACAGCCTCCTGATGGGTACTATCGTTGGTCTGACGAAGACCGACGTGGTGATCAACATCGGCTTCAAATCCGACGGCCTGATCTCCTTCAACGAATTCCGCGACCTGCCCGGCCTCAAAATCGGCGACGAAGTGGAAGTACTGGTAGTTGAGAAAGAAGACCGCGACGGCAACCTGCACCTGAGCCGCAAACAGGCTCGTATGCAACGTGCATGGGAACGCATCGTGGAAGTTTACAAAACCGGCGAAGTGGTTACCGGTACCGTTACCAGCAAAACCAAAGGCGGCCTGATCGTGGACGTTTACGGTATGGAAACGTTCCTGCCTGGTTCTCAGATCGACGTGAAACCCGTTACCGATTACGACCAGTTCGTGGGCAAAACCATGGAATTCAAGGTGGTAAAAGTGAACGAGGCTATCCGCAACGCAGTAGTATCTCACAAAGCGCTCATCGAATCCGATATCGAGCAGCAGCGTGTGGATATCATCAGCAAACTGGAGAAAGGCCAGGTGCTGGAAGGTACCATCAAGAATATCACCGACTTCGGTGCGTTCATCGACCTGGGCGGTCTGGACGGCTTGCTGTATATCACCGATATCAGCTGGGGCCGTATCAGCCATCCGAGCGAAGTGCTGCAGATGGACCAGAAGATCAACGTGGTTGTTCTCGACTTCGACGACGAGAAGAAACGTATCTCCCTGGGTTACAAACAACTGACCCCCCATCCTTGGGATACCCTGCCCGCTACCATCTCCGAAGGAGCGAAAGTAAAAGGCAAGGTAGTGAACATCGAAGATTACGGCGCGTTCCTGGAAATCCTCCCCGGTGTGGAAGGCCTGGTGCACGTATCCGAGATCTCCTGGGCGTCTACCCCCATCAACGCGAAAGAATTCTTCAAATTGGGCGAAGAATACGAAGCAGTGGTGGTTACCCTCAGCAAAGACGAGCGTAAAATGTCGCTGTCTATCAAACAACTGACCGAAGATCCCTGGTCTACCATCGAAACCAAATTCCCGCTCGACAGCCGTCACAAAGGCATCGTGAAAAACATCACTCCCTACGGCGTGTTCGTTGAACTGGAAACCGGCATCGGCGGTATGATCCACATCTCTGACCTCAGCTGGATCAAACGCTTCAACCACCCCTCCGAGTACACGAAAGTGGGCAGCGAGATCGAAGTAGTGATCCTTGGTATCGACAAAGACAACCGCAAGCTCTCCCTCGGTCACAAACAGATCGAAGAAGATCCCTGGAACACCTTCGAAACTATCTTCCCCATCGGTTCCATCCATGAAGGTACCGTTGTGAAGAAAGACGACAAAGGCGCTACCGTGCAGCTGCAATACGGCCTGGAAGCTTACGCTCCCGCCCGTCACCTGCGCACCGAAGATGAAAAACCGATCGCTGTTGAAGACGTGAAAGAATTCCAGATCATCGAATTCGATCGCAACGAAAAACGCATCCTGGTTTCTCATACCAAGGTTTGGGAACAAGCGAAAGCCGACGAAAAAGATGCTGTCATCAAAGAAAAACGTGCTGACGCTGAGAAAACCCGCAAGACTGTGAAAAACATCCAGTCTAAGGTAGAAAAAGCCACCCTGGGCGACCTGGGCGCGCTGGCCGAACTCAGAGAAAAACTGAAACAATCCGAAGGCGGCGAAGAAAAGAAAGCCGAGTAG
- a CDS encoding SusC/RagA family TonB-linked outer membrane protein, with translation MLLTSLTTFAQSRKITGKVSSGDGQPLPGVTVFIAGTSTGTISSADGSWSLSIPDTATAVSFRLIGMETLVLPINGQTEINAVLHSSDKQLQEVVVTALGISRAKKALGYSVQEVKSAELQTRPTNAIGALSGKVAGLQVISVGGNMGGSNRVLLRGINSISGNNQPLFVIDGITIDNADMNTRSTAQGSAGKDVGNTIQDLNPDDIESVNVLKGPAAAALYGTRAANGVIVITTKKGREGKGLDVTINSGLELERVVRLPERQHLYGGGKANTFQTATINGKTYNLVDYGMDESWGPKLDGTPVLHWYNLDPEFSADYLNPQPWVYPKHDATDFFRTGIATTNNVAVSGGNDKQTFRLSYTNKIVRGTAPNSKLHRNTLNFSGSNRFGKFLATGNFNYVKNQSTGRPWTGATNRGIMLEAFQWGQVQVDYDKLRDYKRADGTPRAWNRNSWENTAAGRATKYIDNPFWSAYESYLEENRDRFYGNVGLNYEVNNWLQLSSKINADLYGYDYQDRIAVYSRSQSNYIEYNNKFSEFNYEFLANAKKSWNEFSLSAFAGGNIMNQKRTVSNAATQGGLIIPLYYNLKNANSVLNESNRYHKSIYSLFGSVSLGYKNILFLDGTIRNDWSSTLPLDKNSFAYPSVSSSFIVSELNGLKNTSWLDLLKVRLSWAQVGNDTDPYQLQQVYEAVQSFNGNPGYKLPAVLANSRLKPEITSSLEAGVSFRILKNRLGLDVTAYTNDSRNQIINIPTSTAFGYDSKFINAGKINNKGLEVTLTGVPVSTKDFNWDVSLNWSANRNKVVQLTEGVTRFPINDANSLIALVAQEGESFGQLRGYDFVYDAQGNKVIGDNGSYLRTEQMRPLGSVLPNWQFGIGQHFTYKRFDAGFLVDGRVGGKVFSQTYSVGMQTGVLKATAENGIRENGLVLDGVNGTVVFNADGSYSVSNTKPNTTRISAQTWGLGFSNGPTTQSIFDATYVKLREITAGYTIPFRNKTVQQLRVSAYGRNLWNIYQDNRSVDPELTSSSGNIQGIEGGNIPVPATFGVNVQVKF, from the coding sequence ATGCTGCTAACTAGCCTGACTACTTTCGCACAAAGCAGGAAGATCACCGGAAAAGTCAGCTCCGGCGATGGCCAGCCGCTCCCCGGCGTTACCGTTTTCATCGCGGGCACTTCCACGGGAACGATTTCCTCGGCCGACGGGTCCTGGAGCCTCTCCATTCCCGATACCGCAACAGCCGTTTCCTTCCGCCTCATCGGCATGGAAACCCTCGTACTGCCCATTAACGGTCAAACGGAAATCAACGCCGTATTGCATTCGTCAGACAAGCAACTGCAGGAAGTAGTGGTAACGGCACTCGGCATCTCACGCGCCAAAAAAGCACTCGGGTACTCCGTTCAGGAAGTGAAAAGCGCGGAACTGCAAACCCGCCCCACCAACGCCATCGGCGCCCTTTCCGGTAAAGTGGCCGGCCTGCAGGTAATATCCGTAGGCGGCAACATGGGCGGCTCCAACCGTGTGCTTCTTCGCGGCATCAACTCCATCTCCGGCAACAACCAGCCCCTGTTCGTGATAGACGGTATCACCATCGATAACGCCGACATGAACACCCGCAGCACCGCACAGGGCTCCGCCGGTAAAGACGTGGGCAACACCATACAAGACCTGAACCCGGACGACATCGAGTCGGTCAACGTGCTGAAAGGCCCCGCCGCTGCGGCGCTCTACGGCACCCGCGCCGCCAACGGCGTAATCGTCATCACCACCAAAAAAGGGCGCGAAGGCAAAGGGCTCGATGTTACTATCAACTCCGGCCTCGAACTGGAAAGGGTTGTCCGCCTCCCCGAACGCCAGCATCTCTACGGCGGCGGTAAAGCCAACACTTTCCAGACCGCCACCATCAACGGCAAAACCTATAACCTCGTGGATTATGGCATGGACGAAAGCTGGGGCCCCAAACTCGACGGCACCCCCGTTCTCCACTGGTATAACCTCGACCCGGAATTTTCCGCCGATTACCTCAATCCCCAACCTTGGGTGTATCCCAAACATGACGCTACCGACTTCTTCCGCACCGGCATCGCCACCACCAATAACGTGGCCGTGAGCGGCGGGAACGACAAGCAGACCTTCCGTCTGTCGTACACCAACAAGATCGTTCGCGGTACCGCACCTAATTCGAAATTGCACCGCAACACCCTGAATTTCTCCGGCTCCAACCGGTTCGGGAAATTCCTCGCCACAGGGAACTTCAATTACGTGAAGAACCAAAGCACCGGCAGGCCCTGGACCGGCGCCACCAACCGCGGCATCATGCTCGAAGCCTTCCAGTGGGGGCAGGTGCAGGTGGACTACGATAAACTCCGCGACTACAAACGCGCCGACGGTACGCCCCGCGCATGGAACCGCAACAGCTGGGAAAACACCGCCGCCGGGCGCGCCACCAAATATATCGACAACCCCTTCTGGTCGGCCTATGAAAGCTATCTCGAAGAAAACCGCGATCGCTTCTACGGAAACGTGGGCCTGAACTACGAAGTCAACAACTGGCTGCAACTCAGCTCCAAAATCAATGCGGACCTTTACGGATACGATTACCAGGACCGCATCGCCGTGTATTCCCGCTCGCAAAGCAACTACATCGAATACAACAATAAATTCAGCGAATTCAACTACGAATTCCTCGCCAACGCGAAGAAAAGCTGGAACGAATTCTCGCTCAGCGCGTTCGCCGGTGGTAATATCATGAACCAGAAACGGACGGTTTCCAATGCCGCCACGCAAGGCGGGCTCATCATCCCCCTGTATTACAACCTCAAAAACGCGAACAGCGTGCTCAACGAAAGCAACCGCTATCACAAAAGCATCTATTCGCTGTTCGGAAGCGTGTCGCTGGGGTATAAAAATATCCTGTTCCTCGATGGTACCATCCGGAACGACTGGAGCTCAACACTGCCGCTCGATAAGAATTCCTTCGCGTACCCTTCCGTTTCCTCCAGCTTTATCGTGAGCGAACTGAACGGTCTGAAGAACACCTCCTGGCTCGATCTGCTGAAGGTTCGCCTGAGCTGGGCGCAAGTGGGCAACGATACCGATCCGTATCAATTGCAGCAGGTGTATGAAGCGGTGCAGTCGTTCAACGGCAACCCGGGCTACAAACTCCCCGCCGTTTTGGCGAACAGTCGCCTGAAACCGGAGATCACTTCCTCGCTGGAAGCGGGCGTGAGCTTCAGGATCCTCAAAAACAGGCTGGGCCTCGACGTGACGGCATATACCAACGACAGTCGCAACCAGATCATCAATATCCCCACATCCACCGCTTTCGGCTACGACAGTAAGTTCATCAACGCCGGCAAGATCAATAACAAAGGGCTGGAAGTGACGCTGACAGGCGTTCCGGTTTCCACGAAGGATTTCAACTGGGACGTGAGCCTCAACTGGTCTGCCAACCGCAATAAAGTAGTGCAACTGACCGAAGGCGTGACCCGCTTCCCCATCAACGATGCCAACAGCCTCATCGCGCTGGTAGCGCAGGAAGGCGAATCGTTCGGGCAGCTGCGCGGATATGATTTCGTGTATGATGCGCAGGGCAACAAAGTGATCGGTGATAACGGATCGTACCTGCGCACGGAACAGATGCGGCCCCTCGGCAGCGTGCTCCCCAATTGGCAATTCGGTATCGGACAGCACTTTACCTACAAACGTTTCGATGCCGGTTTCCTGGTGGACGGGCGCGTGGGCGGCAAGGTGTTTTCGCAAACCTATAGCGTGGGCATGCAGACGGGCGTGCTGAAAGCGACCGCCGAAAACGGTATCCGTGAAAACGGCCTGGTGCTCGACGGCGTGAATGGAACAGTGGTGTTCAATGCAGACGGCAGCTATTCCGTTTCCAACACCAAACCCAACACCACCCGCATTTCCGCACAAACCTGGGGATTGGGCTTTTCCAACGGGCCTACCACACAAAGCATCTTCGACGCTACTTACGTGAAGCTCCGCGAGATCACGGCCGGTTATACCATTCCGTTCCGCAACAAAACGGTGCAGCAACTGCGCGTATCCGCCTACGGCCGCAACCTCTGGAACATCTACCAGGACAACCGCAGCGTAGACCCGGAACTGACGAGCAGCAGTGGCAACATCCAGGGCATCGAAGGCGGCAACATCCCCGTGCCGGCCACATTCGGCGTAAACGTACAGGTGAAATTCTGA
- a CDS encoding SusD/RagB family nutrient-binding outer membrane lipoprotein, protein MKQLTFLKYTFAAVAGLLLAACSDDKFRDINTDPNRPADVPTTTIISTAQKQLVDGLRGSAANFRGSMLFAQYFSQNQYTNESRYDIGRTNADAVWDNTYKALNNLEQIIRLNTDPLTKDRTAGTVGPNENQIAIARILKSFAFLSLTDVFGDIPYSSYGSSDPDFQALKINPEILKPKYASQEKIYTDILKELKEAAAQLTAANTFQAYDGIYKGNTAQWKKFANSLRLRVAVRIQAKLPQVAATHIQEAIAGGLITTNADNATLKYENKSPNEAPLFRATVTENRRDFSVSHILIDVLKGEKGPFTTADPRLAVYARVNNSGVYRGQPYGLIPAVASILKAEDISLPGTVVNAADYAEVLIEAAEVNFLLSEVHGWNQAEYLAGVRASLEKWGVAGTAATNYVNALPAASAANVLSQKYLALYMQGIEAWSEIRRTGYPAWLVKPGDVVWPGAPSTEPGADKFTPLVGTGIPARLYYPQKEQAVNLENYRAAIQSQGGDNLATKVWWNK, encoded by the coding sequence ATGAAACAACTCACTTTTCTGAAATATACATTCGCAGCCGTGGCCGGACTTTTACTGGCCGCCTGCAGCGACGATAAATTCCGGGATATCAATACCGATCCCAACCGTCCGGCAGATGTGCCGACCACGACCATTATTTCTACCGCGCAAAAGCAACTGGTAGACGGACTGCGGGGCTCGGCCGCCAATTTCCGCGGCAGCATGCTGTTTGCACAGTATTTTTCCCAGAACCAGTACACGAACGAATCGCGGTACGACATCGGGCGTACCAACGCCGACGCGGTGTGGGACAATACTTACAAAGCACTCAACAACCTGGAGCAGATCATCCGGCTCAACACCGATCCGCTGACCAAAGACAGGACCGCCGGCACGGTGGGGCCTAACGAAAACCAGATCGCCATCGCGCGGATCCTGAAATCGTTCGCTTTCCTGTCGCTCACCGACGTGTTCGGCGATATTCCCTACAGCTCGTACGGCAGTTCCGATCCCGATTTCCAGGCGTTGAAAATCAACCCTGAAATCCTGAAACCGAAATACGCTTCGCAGGAGAAAATCTATACGGATATCCTGAAAGAGTTGAAAGAAGCAGCGGCGCAACTGACCGCCGCCAATACCTTCCAGGCGTACGACGGCATTTACAAAGGCAACACCGCACAATGGAAGAAGTTCGCCAACTCGCTGCGCCTGCGCGTAGCCGTGCGCATCCAGGCGAAACTGCCGCAGGTGGCGGCTACGCATATCCAGGAAGCCATTGCCGGCGGACTTATCACCACGAACGCCGACAACGCCACCCTGAAATACGAGAACAAATCGCCGAACGAGGCGCCGCTGTTCCGTGCTACCGTCACCGAGAACCGCCGCGACTTTTCCGTTTCGCACATCCTGATAGACGTGCTGAAAGGGGAGAAGGGCCCCTTCACCACAGCGGACCCCCGCCTGGCCGTGTACGCCCGGGTAAACAACAGCGGCGTGTACCGTGGCCAGCCTTATGGCCTGATCCCCGCCGTGGCGAGCATCCTGAAAGCGGAAGACATCAGCCTGCCTGGAACGGTGGTGAACGCGGCAGATTATGCGGAAGTACTGATCGAAGCGGCGGAAGTGAATTTCCTTCTGAGCGAGGTGCATGGCTGGAACCAGGCGGAATACCTGGCCGGTGTACGCGCTTCCCTGGAGAAATGGGGCGTTGCGGGAACAGCGGCTACCAATTATGTGAACGCATTGCCCGCCGCCAGCGCCGCGAATGTGCTTTCGCAAAAATACCTCGCATTGTACATGCAGGGGATCGAGGCATGGTCGGAGATCCGTCGCACGGGGTACCCCGCCTGGCTGGTGAAGCCCGGAGACGTAGTTTGGCCGGGAGCGCCGAGCACCGAACCGGGTGCGGACAAATTTACGCCGCTCGTGGGAACGGGGATTCCGGCGCGCCTGTATTATCCGCAGAAGGAGCAGGCCGTGAACCTGGAGAACTATCGCGCCGCGATCCAATCGCAGGGCGGAGATAACCTGGCCACGAAGGTTTGGTGGAATAAATAA
- a CDS encoding TonB-dependent receptor, with product MKQLLYVLTLILGCTFVAQAEDQVPGNILGIVRTNDGQPAPMVTVLLKGKNRGDMTNEKGEFNIRRVQPGTYTLQVSLVGFETAEQTVTVEANQTAEVNINLQLNNTQLNEVIVKGTQLKGKRESDHIARLPIKNLENPQVYNTIGQEVLKEQVVVSFDDAMRNAPGVNKMWSSTGRPNDGASYFSMRGFAVQPSMINGIAGLTNGSIDPANVEHIETIKGPSGTLFGSSLVSFGGLINIVTKKPYDHFGGELSYTGGGFGLTRITADVNAPLNADKSALLRVNAAYHNENSFQDAGFRKSFFVAPSFSYQVNDRLSFNVNAEFYNGEGTNPLMVFLNRSRQLKARTPKELGMDFDRSYTSNDVTNRTPTVNLYGQMNYKLSDKWTSQTNLSRSNRKSDGYYQYVMFLDAPYNPLPAGQTAQPQDSFMTRYAYTQNSSTVVTGIQQNFIGDFKLGSMRNRLVFGLDFLGMETTNNNSPYAVFDVVSAVNPADPRYGQLNRPAIDAKLAGLTAGMTRNRLTNYTYSAYVSDVLNVTDKLLAMASVRVDYFENKGTEDFVKGTKTGNFNQTSISPKFGLVYQVVKNRVALFANYMNGFKNVAPATMPLPELNGNFKPQHANQYEGGVKVDLLKNRLNASLSYYDIEVDNMNMQGSIVKEGVTYNYTYQGGTQRSKGVEFDLNASPVEGLNIIAGYAYNNSKMVKADKFTLGRRPVSAGPEHFANLWATYTVLSGKLNGFGIGAGGNYAGDNVITNDSRTGTFTLPAYTVFNASVFYNVKAFRLALKMDNIANKEYFTGWTTIEKQMPRRVSANVTFKF from the coding sequence ATGAAACAATTACTGTACGTATTAACGCTGATCCTTGGATGCACTTTCGTGGCGCAAGCCGAAGACCAGGTGCCCGGGAACATCTTGGGTATCGTTCGCACGAACGACGGCCAGCCGGCTCCCATGGTAACGGTGTTGCTCAAAGGCAAGAACCGCGGCGACATGACCAACGAGAAAGGCGAATTCAACATACGCCGGGTACAACCCGGAACCTACACCCTCCAGGTTTCCCTCGTAGGGTTCGAAACGGCCGAACAAACCGTGACCGTAGAAGCCAATCAAACGGCTGAAGTCAACATCAATCTGCAGCTGAACAACACCCAGCTGAACGAAGTGATCGTAAAAGGAACACAGCTGAAAGGCAAACGCGAAAGCGACCACATCGCCCGCCTGCCCATCAAAAACCTGGAAAATCCGCAGGTCTATAACACCATCGGGCAGGAAGTGCTGAAAGAACAGGTGGTCGTTTCCTTCGACGATGCCATGCGCAACGCACCAGGCGTGAACAAAATGTGGTCGTCTACCGGCCGCCCCAACGACGGCGCCAGCTATTTCTCCATGCGCGGCTTCGCCGTTCAGCCGTCTATGATCAACGGCATTGCCGGTCTCACCAATGGCAGCATCGACCCCGCCAACGTGGAACATATCGAAACCATCAAAGGCCCTTCCGGAACGCTTTTCGGCAGCAGCCTCGTTTCCTTCGGCGGGCTTATCAATATCGTAACCAAGAAACCATACGATCATTTCGGCGGCGAACTGTCTTACACCGGCGGCGGCTTCGGGCTTACCCGCATCACGGCCGACGTGAACGCGCCCCTGAACGCCGACAAATCCGCATTGCTGCGCGTGAATGCCGCGTACCATAACGAAAATTCCTTCCAGGACGCAGGGTTCCGCAAATCGTTTTTCGTGGCGCCCAGCTTCTCCTACCAGGTGAACGACCGGCTGTCGTTCAACGTGAATGCCGAGTTTTACAATGGCGAAGGCACCAATCCGCTCATGGTATTCCTCAACCGCAGCCGCCAACTGAAAGCCCGCACGCCGAAAGAACTGGGGATGGATTTCGACCGTTCCTATACCAGCAACGACGTGACCAACCGCACGCCTACCGTGAACCTCTACGGACAAATGAATTATAAACTGTCCGACAAATGGACGTCTCAAACTAACCTGTCGCGCAGCAACCGCAAAAGCGACGGTTACTATCAATACGTGATGTTCCTGGATGCGCCGTACAACCCGCTTCCAGCAGGACAAACCGCCCAGCCGCAGGATTCCTTCATGACCCGCTACGCCTACACGCAAAATTCCTCGACGGTGGTGACTGGCATCCAGCAGAATTTCATCGGCGATTTCAAGCTCGGCTCCATGCGTAACCGCCTGGTGTTCGGCCTCGACTTCCTCGGCATGGAAACCACCAACAACAATTCGCCCTATGCCGTGTTCGACGTGGTAAGCGCCGTTAATCCGGCAGATCCGCGATATGGACAGCTCAATCGCCCCGCGATAGACGCGAAACTGGCCGGCCTCACAGCAGGCATGACCCGCAACCGTCTTACCAATTACACTTATAGCGCTTATGTTTCCGATGTGTTGAATGTTACCGACAAACTGCTCGCCATGGCCAGCGTTCGTGTGGATTATTTCGAGAACAAGGGAACGGAAGACTTCGTGAAAGGCACCAAAACCGGGAACTTCAACCAGACTTCCATTTCTCCGAAGTTCGGGCTCGTGTACCAGGTGGTGAAAAACAGGGTAGCGCTCTTCGCCAACTATATGAACGGGTTCAAGAACGTGGCGCCGGCTACGATGCCACTGCCCGAGCTGAACGGCAACTTCAAGCCGCAGCACGCCAATCAGTATGAAGGCGGTGTGAAAGTGGACCTGCTGAAAAATCGCTTGAACGCTTCCCTCAGCTACTACGACATCGAAGTAGACAATATGAACATGCAGGGCTCGATCGTAAAAGAAGGCGTGACCTATAATTATACTTACCAGGGCGGTACCCAGCGCAGCAAAGGCGTAGAGTTCGACCTGAACGCTTCTCCCGTGGAAGGTCTGAACATCATTGCCGGTTACGCTTACAACAACAGCAAAATGGTGAAAGCCGACAAATTCACGCTCGGCCGCAGGCCGGTGAGCGCGGGCCCGGAGCATTTCGCCAACCTGTGGGCTACCTACACGGTGCTCAGCGGTAAGCTGAACGGTTTCGGGATCGGTGCTGGTGGCAACTATGCCGGCGATAACGTGATCACCAACGATTCCCGTACCGGTACCTTCACGTTGCCTGCCTACACGGTGTTCAATGCTTCCGTGTTCTACAACGTAAAAGCATTCCGGCTTGCGCTGAAGATGGACAATATCGCCAACAAGGAATATTTTACCGGTTGGACGACCATCGAAAAACAAATGCCGCGCCGTGTTTCCGCGAACGTGACATTCAAGTTCTAA